From a single Candidatus Bathyarchaeota archaeon genomic region:
- the sucD gene encoding succinate--CoA ligase subunit alpha: MARFVDRGTRVLVQGITGTQGRFHTRLMLEYGTKIVAGVTPGRGGGRIEGVPVFDTVFEALEEADPEASIIFVPAPQAKEAVLEAIEAGLNPIVVITEGVPIKDSIEVIARARRRGITIIGPNTPGIIRVGECKLGIMPSGVFKKGPVGIVSRSGTLTYEVAAQISRAGLGESTCIGIGGDPIVGLDFVDVLRWFQEDSETEAAVLIGEIGGDAEERAAEFISGGGFTKPTVAYVAGRTAIPGRRMGHAGAIVEGGMGTAEGKIEALRSAGVHVGLLPGDIPKALMKIIG; encoded by the coding sequence ATGGCGAGGTTTGTAGATAGGGGGACAAGGGTTCTCGTACAGGGGATCACTGGAACTCAGGGGAGGTTCCATACCAGGTTGATGCTTGAGTACGGCACGAAGATAGTGGCCGGAGTTACTCCCGGTAGGGGGGGAGGGAGGATTGAGGGGGTACCCGTATTCGACACGGTCTTCGAGGCCCTTGAGGAGGCCGACCCAGAAGCCTCCATAATATTTGTGCCAGCTCCCCAGGCGAAGGAGGCGGTACTGGAGGCGATAGAGGCGGGTCTAAACCCCATCGTCGTAATCACGGAGGGGGTGCCGATTAAGGACTCCATCGAGGTCATAGCGAGGGCTAGGAGGAGGGGAATCACCATAATAGGGCCAAACACCCCAGGAATAATCAGGGTTGGGGAGTGTAAGCTCGGCATTATGCCCTCAGGGGTCTTCAAGAAAGGGCCGGTGGGGATCGTTTCAAGGAGTGGGACCCTAACATACGAGGTGGCCGCCCAGATCTCAAGGGCAGGCCTTGGAGAATCAACATGTATCGGGATAGGGGGAGACCCGATCGTAGGCCTCGACTTCGTAGACGTTTTAAGATGGTTCCAGGAGGACAGCGAGACAGAGGCGGCCGTGCTCATAGGAGAGATAGGTGGAGATGCGGAGGAGAGGGCAGCTGAGTTCATATCTGGAGGAGGCTTCACCAAGCCGACGGTGGCCTACGTAGCCGGAAGGACGGCGATTCCAGGTAGGAGGATGGGGCATGCAGGGGCCATAGTGGAGGGGGGCATGGGAACGGCGGAGGGTAAGATCGAGGCCCTAAGGTCAGCAGGGGTACACGTGGGGCTCCTCCCAGGAGATATACCAAAGGCCCTTATGAAGATAATAGGATAG
- the sucC gene encoding ADP-forming succinate--CoA ligase subunit beta: protein MKLLEYEAKDVFRGFGIPVPRGKVAESAEGAVRAAEMIGGQVVVKAQVPVGGRGKAGGILVAETPERAGEAAARLLASEVRGIKVRRVLVEERLKIEKEFYLGLTVDRRHRTYVILASSEGGVDIEEVASRTPEKIIRQAVDPLEGFRPHHARWVAKRLGFSGGLMMKLSEIATKLYNLGVEADAELAEINPLALVGEGFVAADARLNIDDNALFRHGDLLQRYGEGELEGLSEVEREARRLGLTYVELDGNIGIIGNGAGLTMATLDTVTLYGGKPGNFLDLGGGTPPERVEQAVSLLLNNKKMGVLLVNILGGITRCDEIARGIVNARLKAEVVKPIVVRLSGTNEEEGIRILREAGIEVMGTMEEAAERSVTLAGGR from the coding sequence TTGAAGCTCCTAGAATACGAGGCTAAAGATGTCTTCAGAGGCTTCGGGATCCCTGTCCCCCGGGGGAAAGTTGCTGAGAGCGCTGAGGGGGCCGTAAGGGCAGCGGAGATGATAGGAGGCCAAGTCGTCGTAAAGGCTCAGGTACCAGTGGGTGGAAGAGGGAAGGCGGGTGGAATACTCGTAGCCGAGACCCCGGAGAGGGCTGGGGAGGCCGCAGCGAGGCTCCTGGCGAGCGAGGTTAGGGGGATAAAGGTCAGGAGGGTTTTGGTGGAGGAGAGGCTCAAGATAGAGAAGGAGTTCTATCTCGGCCTCACGGTTGATAGGAGACATAGAACCTATGTAATCCTAGCTTCTAGCGAGGGAGGGGTGGATATAGAGGAGGTTGCCAGTAGGACCCCTGAGAAGATCATTAGACAGGCAGTAGACCCCCTTGAGGGATTCAGGCCCCACCATGCCCGATGGGTAGCAAAGAGGCTTGGATTCTCCGGAGGCTTGATGATGAAGCTCTCAGAGATCGCCACGAAGCTCTACAATTTGGGTGTCGAAGCCGATGCAGAGCTCGCAGAGATCAACCCCCTAGCCCTGGTGGGTGAGGGCTTCGTGGCCGCTGATGCAAGGCTGAACATCGACGACAACGCACTATTCCGCCATGGAGACCTCCTTCAAAGATATGGGGAAGGGGAACTGGAGGGTTTATCGGAGGTGGAGAGGGAGGCTAGGAGGCTAGGGCTGACCTATGTCGAACTCGATGGAAATATAGGGATTATTGGCAACGGGGCTGGCTTGACCATGGCGACCCTGGACACAGTCACCCTCTACGGTGGAAAGCCAGGGAACTTCCTAGACTTGGGGGGAGGAACCCCTCCTGAGAGGGTTGAGCAAGCTGTATCACTCCTCCTCAATAACAAGAAGATGGGGGTACTGCTCGTCAATATACTTGGAGGTATAACGCGATGCGACGAGATAGCCAGGGGCATCGTTAACGCCCGGCTCAAGGCCGAGGTCGTGAAGCCTATTGTAGTCCGGCTCTCCGGAACCAATGAGGAGGAGGGCATTCGCATACTGAGGGAGGCAGGTATTGAGGTCATGGGGACTATGGAGGAGGCTGCTGAAAGGTCAGTTACTCTTGCAGGTGGAAGATGA
- a CDS encoding CoA pyrophosphatase, translating to MGSIEAFEGRLRRIEDPKARAAVAVLLSRPVEGLEVLLVKRASNPLDPWSGDIAFPGGRRRPTDNDLLETALRETLEETRIDLREHRLLGSLNPVASETDAGMIVQPFVFLSNSRPRVELSHELCSHMWVPIDTLKKSRGMAKVRGGVSPAYIVNGEVIWGITYRVLEELLSLIEPS from the coding sequence TTGGGCTCCATAGAAGCCTTTGAGGGTCGTCTGAGGAGGATAGAGGATCCCAAGGCCAGGGCTGCGGTAGCGGTGCTCCTAAGCAGGCCGGTAGAGGGATTAGAGGTATTACTTGTAAAGCGGGCCTCCAACCCATTGGACCCTTGGTCCGGTGACATTGCCTTTCCTGGGGGTAGACGCCGTCCCACGGATAACGATCTTCTGGAGACAGCCCTGAGGGAGACCCTCGAGGAGACTAGGATAGACCTCAGGGAGCATAGGCTTTTAGGGTCATTGAACCCCGTAGCCTCCGAGACGGATGCCGGAATGATCGTTCAGCCATTCGTCTTCCTCTCCAACAGTAGGCCGAGGGTTGAATTAAGCCATGAGCTATGCTCCCATATGTGGGTTCCTATTGATACTCTTAAGAAGTCGAGGGGGATGGCTAAGGTTCGGGGAGGGGTATCGCCAGCCTATATTGTAAACGGGGAGGTCATCTGGGGTATCACATACAGGGTGCTTGAGGAACTTCTCAGCCTTATAGAGCCCTCTTAA
- a CDS encoding ZIP family metal transporter codes for MNLIIEILLSVTTVSLVSLIGILFVGVGESMMKRLTTALLGFATGALIGGALLHMLPEALEECGPSAFQYTALGIVSFFIMEKFLYWRHCHDGECPIHSFVYLNLLGDGLHNLIDGMIIAASFLHSYELGVTATLAVILHEIPQELGDFGVLIYGGLSKSRALLLNFISAITAVLGSLIAYYTAFHVQEAILNLIPFAAGGFLYIASTDLMPELHKRSSPKDSINQLIMVLFGLSVIIFLKNLLTKI; via the coding sequence GTGAACTTGATTATTGAGATCCTTTTGTCCGTCACCACAGTCAGTCTGGTTTCCCTGATTGGGATCCTCTTCGTTGGCGTCGGGGAATCGATGATGAAGAGGTTAACCACCGCGCTGTTGGGCTTCGCAACGGGCGCCCTGATAGGCGGGGCTCTCCTGCATATGTTACCTGAGGCCTTAGAGGAATGCGGCCCATCAGCTTTTCAGTATACCGCTCTTGGTATCGTGTCTTTCTTCATCATGGAAAAGTTCCTATACTGGCGCCACTGCCATGATGGTGAATGCCCCATCCACTCCTTCGTCTACCTAAACCTCCTTGGGGACGGCCTCCACAACCTAATAGATGGCATGATAATAGCGGCCAGCTTCCTCCACTCTTACGAACTCGGCGTTACTGCAACCCTAGCCGTAATCCTCCACGAGATCCCTCAAGAGCTGGGAGATTTCGGAGTGTTGATATATGGGGGCCTAAGTAAGAGTAGAGCCCTCTTGCTCAACTTCATCTCCGCCATAACCGCTGTGTTAGGCTCCCTCATCGCCTACTACACGGCATTCCATGTACAAGAAGCAATACTCAACTTGATACCCTTCGCAGCGGGGGGCTTCCTATACATCGCCTCGACCGACCTGATGCCTGAACTCCACAAGAGATCCTCACCAAAGGACTCTATCAATCAACTGATAATGGTATTATTTGGATTATCTGTTATAATATTCCTGAAGAACCTCTTAACAAAAATTTGA
- a CDS encoding aldo/keto reductase, with amino-acid sequence MEYKELAKGVKIPVLGLGTWGIGGWETPDPSGDDENIASLRAGIELGMTHIDTAEMYGGGHCEEVVGEAIKPYDRDELFITTKVWRTHLRYDDVISAIKGSLRRLGLDYVDLYLVHWPNPKVPLKETMRAMELCAEEGYTRFIGVSNFGRPLLEEAQSYLKEHRLVADQVEYNLLEQGPRENLLPYCQREGIMLIAYTPLAKGRLAMPGSPMLDEMAEKYGKTPGQIALNWLIFQDWIVAIPKASKIEHLKENLGAVGWRLSPEDWRKLGEAYRRIGPVY; translated from the coding sequence ATGGAGTACAAAGAGCTCGCTAAAGGCGTGAAGATACCAGTGTTAGGCCTCGGCACATGGGGGATCGGAGGATGGGAGACGCCAGATCCATCTGGAGATGATGAGAATATCGCCTCCCTTAGGGCTGGCATCGAGCTTGGAATGACCCATATAGATACGGCTGAGATGTATGGCGGAGGACACTGTGAGGAGGTTGTTGGGGAGGCGATCAAACCGTACGACAGGGATGAGCTTTTCATAACCACTAAGGTCTGGCGCACCCATCTTAGGTATGATGATGTTATCTCGGCCATTAAGGGAAGTTTAAGACGCCTAGGCTTAGATTATGTCGACCTCTACCTAGTCCACTGGCCAAACCCCAAGGTCCCCCTAAAAGAGACGATGAGGGCGATGGAACTCTGTGCGGAGGAGGGATACACTAGGTTCATAGGGGTCAGCAACTTTGGCCGGCCCCTGCTCGAGGAGGCCCAATCTTATTTAAAGGAGCACCGCCTCGTGGCAGACCAGGTTGAGTACAATCTCCTAGAACAAGGGCCCAGGGAAAACCTCCTACCCTACTGTCAAAGGGAGGGGATAATGCTCATAGCCTACACCCCTCTGGCTAAAGGTCGATTAGCCATGCCGGGCAGCCCGATGCTTGACGAGATGGCTGAAAAATATGGGAAGACCCCTGGGCAGATTGCTTTGAACTGGCTGATCTTCCAAGATTGGATTGTTGCCATACCTAAGGCCTCAAAGATCGAGCACCTTAAGGAGAATTTGGGAGCAGTGGGTTGGAGGCTGAGCCCAGAAGATTGGAGGAAGCTCGGGGAGGCATATAGGCGGATCGGCCCTGTCTACTAG